The following proteins are encoded in a genomic region of Enterocloster clostridioformis:
- a CDS encoding class II aldolase/adducin family protein — translation MDMDKKDMLERVAKAARRAYMKGFAAGSGGNVSIRIQGQVYISPSGSCLGDLTAEDMIMLEADGFVPPAGGPDYGGRRPSKEAGMHLACYRSRPDILCLFHLHSPYSIAVACRRQEDRGPAMGMPAYTPGYAMRVGRIPVVPYYRPGSRELAEAVSGVICRRDSLLLANHGMVAAGKSPEAVLAAAEEIEENAHLAILLGEQGIPLDEEQTEALFQAGGKV, via the coding sequence ATGGATATGGATAAAAAGGACATGCTGGAACGCGTGGCAAAAGCTGCCCGCAGGGCGTACATGAAAGGATTTGCCGCAGGAAGCGGCGGCAATGTGAGCATACGGATTCAGGGACAGGTGTATATATCTCCAAGTGGAAGCTGCCTGGGGGACCTGACGGCGGAGGACATGATTATGCTTGAGGCGGATGGTTTTGTGCCGCCCGCAGGCGGGCCGGATTACGGGGGCCGGCGGCCGTCCAAGGAGGCCGGGATGCATCTGGCGTGCTACAGGAGCCGTCCCGACATACTGTGTCTGTTTCATCTGCATTCCCCCTATTCCATTGCCGTGGCCTGCCGCAGGCAGGAGGACAGAGGTCCGGCCATGGGGATGCCTGCCTACACTCCGGGATACGCCATGCGTGTGGGAAGGATTCCCGTGGTTCCCTATTACCGTCCGGGAAGCAGGGAACTGGCTGAGGCTGTCTCCGGGGTGATATGCAGGCGGGACAGCCTTCTGCTGGCAAATCACGGCATGGTGGCTGCGGGCAAAAGCCCGGAGGCAGTGCTGGCCGCCGCGGAGGAGATCGAGGAGAATGCGCATCTTGCCATACTTTTGGGGGAACAGGGAATTCCCCTTGACGAAGAGCAGACAGAGGCACTGTTTCAGGCCGGAGGAAAGGTATGA